One stretch of Rosistilla oblonga DNA includes these proteins:
- a CDS encoding phosphatidate cytidylyltransferase — translation MICDAALLPLLNSSLPLAVAQMTTSTFWLLGVVVAVLAILLLTGRLLERRQSSMMNPALLQRFNHRVRVWLMMSAILVFAFLMDQFIRGVTVLLFGFVSFWALREFVTMTPTRRGDHRTLFWVFFIFTPLQYVLIALGPAYYGLYSIMIPVYGSLFIPARNALAGDSKRFLERTAKIQVGLLICVYSLSYAPAMLDLNLSSSRKVQWDGSPVSLLFFFILIAQIADVLQQAWNRFAGVHVIAKEINASRTWEGLLGSIVSTGAIGAALWWATPFEWYEAAVMSMIVAMMSSAGTMTLSAIKRDRGVTDTGTLVQGHAGLLDRIDNVCFAAPVFYHLTRYFFSV, via the coding sequence ATGATCTGTGATGCTGCATTGTTGCCGCTGCTGAATTCGTCGCTGCCGCTGGCCGTGGCGCAGATGACGACATCGACCTTCTGGTTGCTGGGCGTGGTTGTCGCCGTCTTGGCGATCCTGCTGTTGACCGGCCGTTTGTTGGAACGACGGCAGAGTTCGATGATGAACCCGGCGCTGCTGCAGCGGTTCAACCATCGCGTTCGCGTCTGGTTGATGATGTCGGCGATCCTGGTCTTCGCCTTCTTGATGGACCAGTTCATCCGCGGCGTGACGGTGTTGTTGTTCGGATTTGTTTCGTTCTGGGCGCTCCGCGAATTTGTCACGATGACCCCGACGCGGCGCGGCGATCACCGAACGCTCTTCTGGGTCTTCTTTATCTTCACGCCGCTGCAATATGTGCTGATCGCCTTGGGCCCGGCCTATTACGGTCTCTACAGCATCATGATCCCGGTCTACGGATCGCTGTTCATCCCGGCGCGAAACGCATTGGCTGGCGATTCGAAGCGGTTCCTGGAACGGACCGCCAAGATCCAAGTCGGTCTACTGATCTGCGTCTATTCGCTCAGCTACGCCCCGGCGATGTTGGACCTGAACCTCAGCAGCAGCCGCAAGGTCCAGTGGGATGGCAGCCCCGTTAGCTTGCTGTTCTTCTTCATCCTGATCGCCCAGATCGCCGACGTGCTGCAACAGGCCTGGAATCGATTCGCCGGCGTCCATGTGATCGCCAAAGAGATCAACGCCAGCCGCACCTGGGAGGGACTGTTGGGGAGCATCGTTTCGACCGGAGCGATCGGCGCGGCACTCTGGTGGGCGACGCCGTTTGAATGGTACGAAGCAGCGGTGATGTCGATGATCGTGGCGATGATGTCATCCGCTGGCACGATGACCTTAAGTGCGATCAAACGCGACCGCGGCGTGACCGATACCGGCACCTTGGTTCAAGGGCACGCCGGGCTGTTGGACCGCATCGACAACGTCTGCTTTGCCGCTCCCGTCTTTTATCACCTGACCCGCTACTTCTTTTCCGTCTGA
- the purM gene encoding phosphoribosylformylglycinamidine cyclo-ligase — MPVTYKDSGVDLDLYAQAMQRLPSLARRTFSPRVVSNDGGFAGLFKLDFSSPLFSRNYEDPILVAGTDGVGTKLKVAQMTGRHDTVGIDLVAMCVNDLICTGAEPLFFLDYIAMGRDDADRLEQVVKGISDGCLQADSALLGGETAIMPDMYAAEDYDLAGFAVGVVDRKHLVDGKSIVPGDKIIGISSDGIHSNGYSLVRKIISHAGIALDACPAELGGASVADELLRPTRIYSSMLRRVLGHYRVKHVVHGIAHITGGGLHENLSRILPKTVDTVIQPDSWPMPPVFPWLQGLGDVADEEMQRVFNMGLGLVLVVSDFYAAKIMELVRAGGCECTEIGHVEAGSGESRFA; from the coding sequence ATGCCAGTAACCTACAAAGATTCCGGAGTCGATCTCGATCTGTACGCTCAAGCGATGCAGCGGTTGCCCTCCCTTGCCCGGCGAACGTTCAGCCCCCGCGTGGTTTCCAACGACGGTGGATTCGCAGGGCTGTTCAAGCTCGACTTCTCCAGCCCGCTCTTCTCCCGCAACTACGAAGATCCGATTCTGGTTGCCGGAACCGATGGCGTCGGCACGAAACTAAAAGTCGCTCAGATGACCGGCCGCCACGATACGGTGGGAATCGATCTGGTGGCGATGTGCGTCAACGATCTGATCTGCACCGGCGCCGAACCGCTCTTCTTTCTCGATTACATCGCGATGGGACGCGACGATGCCGATCGGTTGGAACAGGTCGTCAAAGGGATCAGCGACGGTTGCCTGCAAGCCGACAGTGCGCTGTTGGGTGGCGAGACGGCGATCATGCCCGACATGTACGCTGCCGAAGATTACGACCTAGCCGGGTTTGCCGTCGGCGTCGTCGATCGCAAACATTTGGTCGATGGCAAATCGATCGTCCCGGGAGACAAGATCATCGGCATCTCCAGCGACGGCATCCACTCCAACGGCTACAGCTTGGTCCGCAAGATCATCTCGCATGCCGGGATCGCGTTGGATGCCTGCCCCGCGGAACTGGGCGGCGCATCGGTCGCCGATGAATTGCTGCGACCGACACGGATCTATTCGTCGATGCTGCGTCGCGTGCTGGGGCACTACCGCGTCAAACATGTCGTCCACGGGATCGCTCACATCACCGGCGGCGGGCTGCACGAGAACCTCTCGCGGATCTTGCCAAAGACCGTCGATACGGTGATCCAACCCGACAGCTGGCCGATGCCGCCGGTCTTCCCTTGGTTGCAGGGATTGGGAGACGTCGCCGATGAAGAGATGCAGCGAGTCTTTAATATGGGATTGGGGCTGGTTTTGGTCGTCAGCGATTTCTACGCTGCCAAGATTATGGAACTGGTGCGGGCTGGCGGATGCGAGTGCACCGAGATCGGCCATGTCGAAGCCGGCAGTGGTGAGAGTCGATTTGCATGA
- a CDS encoding LysR family transcriptional regulator encodes MELDQLRNFLRVAEFGNFTRAAEAIGLSQPALSRSIARLEEELGQPVFERQPRLIALTDAGHILHDRARQILALVDDVHREITDDGETGTIRLAGIPTIVPYFLPPLLREFGQACPAATVRVQEDTTEVLLKQLADGETDLAILARPLDAKHLDFEDLFEEELLLVMSPQHPLRDKPQIHLADLDAMPFVLLGEAHCLTRNIVQFCQQKSLQPVSVERTSQLASVQELVTLGHGISLIPAMARALDASDRRIYRSLAGNQPTRQIVMAWNPYRFQSKLVLRFQECLRSFVQNHPPKAPGHES; translated from the coding sequence TTGGAACTCGATCAGCTACGCAATTTCTTGAGGGTCGCCGAGTTTGGCAACTTCACTCGCGCTGCCGAAGCGATCGGACTCTCCCAACCGGCGCTCAGTCGTTCGATCGCGCGGCTCGAAGAGGAACTGGGGCAGCCGGTTTTTGAGCGTCAACCGCGGCTGATCGCGCTGACCGACGCGGGGCACATCCTGCACGATAGGGCTCGCCAGATCTTAGCGCTGGTCGACGACGTCCATCGTGAGATCACCGACGATGGCGAGACCGGCACGATCCGGCTGGCAGGCATTCCGACGATCGTCCCCTATTTCCTGCCGCCGCTGCTGCGCGAATTCGGCCAAGCTTGTCCGGCGGCGACGGTTCGCGTGCAGGAGGATACGACCGAGGTCCTGCTGAAACAGCTGGCCGATGGTGAGACCGACCTCGCGATCCTCGCTCGACCATTGGACGCGAAGCATCTGGATTTCGAAGACCTGTTCGAAGAGGAACTGCTGCTGGTGATGTCGCCACAGCATCCGCTGCGCGACAAACCTCAGATCCACTTGGCCGATCTCGATGCGATGCCGTTTGTGCTGTTGGGCGAAGCGCACTGCCTGACGCGAAACATCGTACAATTCTGCCAGCAGAAGTCGTTGCAACCGGTCTCGGTCGAACGGACCAGCCAACTGGCATCGGTCCAGGAACTGGTGACGCTGGGACACGGGATCAGTTTGATCCCCGCGATGGCTCGGGCGTTGGACGCTTCGGATCGGCGGATCTACCGATCGCTCGCCGGCAACCAACCAACGCGACAGATCGTGATGGCCTGGAATCCGTACCGATTCCAGAGCAAGCTAGTGCTCCGCTTCCAAGAGTGCCTGCGGTCGTTCGTGCAGAACCATCCGCCAAAGGCACCGGGGCACGAGAGTTAG
- a CDS encoding DUF4832 domain-containing protein, translating to MTRTRPFASLPFSIALLLLAALASPAIAQPTAAWRFTPADFSYSPGPADNPLKGLVPYQDPPADRFPYSMEFNYLPLAKLVTGPGQYDWQPMDAMLEDIASRGRQTVVRVFLEYPGRKNLIPQFLIDGGLKVHYYMNTNTAPHPPAAIETPDYEDPNLRKTMTDFIAAWGARYDGDPRLAYITAGLLGTWGEWHTYPKTELWASKQVQREILDAYVAAFPKTPVLLRYPAGPNDELYYDSTTYPFGYHDDSFAHSTLPTGRKQDDWYFWPKMLHAGLSQRWQTAPIGGEIRPEVWGCCFDKEPCTAASQSFDECRDVTHATWMMDTGLSRKKADADRYRRAIEAVQKMGYDLQVVAAAAKRQPDGSVKVQVTVENRGIAPFYHHGWTARLQIASDQKLIGELATDWSPRMIQPGERKTFEHTLDPTELPAGKHQLQLQIPNPMPSGKPLRFANQAVDPRSGTLTLGTFAVAR from the coding sequence GTGACCAGAACTCGCCCGTTTGCAAGCCTCCCATTTTCGATCGCCTTGCTTTTGCTGGCCGCCCTCGCATCGCCAGCCATTGCCCAGCCGACCGCGGCGTGGCGATTCACCCCCGCCGATTTCAGCTACTCCCCGGGGCCTGCCGACAATCCGCTGAAAGGCTTGGTTCCCTATCAGGATCCGCCGGCGGATCGGTTTCCGTACAGCATGGAGTTCAACTATCTGCCGCTTGCCAAGCTGGTGACCGGGCCAGGGCAATACGATTGGCAACCGATGGATGCGATGCTCGAAGACATCGCGTCGCGCGGCCGGCAGACCGTGGTCCGCGTCTTCTTGGAATACCCGGGCAGGAAAAACCTGATCCCACAATTTCTGATCGACGGCGGATTGAAGGTTCATTATTACATGAACACCAACACCGCGCCGCACCCACCGGCCGCGATCGAGACTCCCGATTACGAAGATCCCAACCTGCGGAAAACGATGACCGATTTCATCGCCGCCTGGGGCGCACGCTACGACGGCGATCCTCGACTGGCGTACATCACCGCGGGGCTGTTGGGGACGTGGGGCGAATGGCACACCTATCCGAAGACCGAACTGTGGGCCAGCAAGCAGGTGCAGCGTGAGATCTTGGATGCGTATGTCGCCGCGTTCCCAAAGACGCCGGTTCTGCTGCGTTATCCCGCCGGCCCCAACGACGAACTCTACTACGACAGCACCACCTACCCCTTCGGATACCACGACGACTCGTTTGCTCATTCGACACTCCCCACCGGGCGGAAGCAGGACGACTGGTACTTCTGGCCCAAGATGCTGCACGCTGGTTTGTCGCAGCGTTGGCAGACCGCGCCGATCGGAGGCGAGATTCGGCCGGAGGTCTGGGGCTGCTGTTTCGACAAAGAACCTTGCACCGCCGCGTCGCAGAGCTTCGATGAGTGCCGCGACGTAACGCACGCGACTTGGATGATGGACACGGGATTGAGTCGCAAGAAAGCCGATGCGGATCGTTATCGGCGGGCGATCGAGGCGGTTCAGAAAATGGGCTACGACCTGCAAGTTGTCGCTGCGGCGGCGAAGCGTCAGCCCGACGGATCGGTCAAGGTTCAAGTGACGGTCGAAAACCGCGGGATCGCTCCGTTTTATCACCACGGCTGGACCGCTCGGTTACAGATCGCCAGCGATCAAAAGTTGATTGGGGAACTGGCGACCGATTGGTCGCCGCGGATGATCCAACCGGGAGAGCGGAAGACGTTCGAACATACGCTCGACCCGACAGAGCTCCCCGCCGGCAAACATCAACTGCAGCTGCAGATCCCCAACCCGATGCCCTCAGGCAAACCACTCCGCTTCGCCAACCAAGCCGTCGATCCCCGCAGCGGAACGCTGACGCTCGGCACCTTCGCGGTTGCTCGCTGA
- a CDS encoding TatD family hydrolase produces MKLFDTHAHLDNPRYDDDRDALMQRSRDAGVVCTLAMGTTAASSRKCIEIADRYPDVYAAVGIQPTYVGKPDAGDWDEIVELAKHPRVKAIGETGLDCYWDDNAPLPLQQTLFEQHIELSRQTGLPFIVHMRNSEVEVLQVLQDAGKQGPVNGIMHSFTGDWELAQKCLDLGMDISFAGMVTFKKSQDLRDVAAKIPADRILIETDSPYLTPHPFRSKRPNEPWYVQHTAECLAEARGVSVQQFADQTTQNACRRFAIALDA; encoded by the coding sequence GTGAAACTGTTCGACACCCACGCCCATCTCGATAACCCGCGCTACGACGACGATCGCGACGCGTTGATGCAGCGGTCCCGCGACGCCGGTGTCGTCTGCACCTTGGCGATGGGAACCACCGCGGCGTCGAGTCGCAAATGCATCGAGATAGCCGATCGCTACCCCGACGTCTACGCCGCCGTCGGGATTCAACCGACCTACGTCGGCAAACCCGATGCGGGCGATTGGGACGAGATCGTCGAACTGGCCAAACATCCGCGAGTCAAAGCGATCGGCGAGACGGGCCTCGATTGCTACTGGGACGACAACGCGCCGCTGCCGCTGCAACAGACGCTGTTCGAGCAGCACATCGAACTCTCCCGGCAGACCGGACTGCCGTTTATCGTCCACATGCGAAACAGCGAAGTCGAGGTTTTGCAGGTGCTGCAAGACGCGGGCAAACAGGGGCCGGTCAACGGCATCATGCACTCCTTCACCGGCGACTGGGAACTGGCGCAAAAGTGCCTGGACCTGGGGATGGACATCAGTTTCGCCGGGATGGTGACGTTTAAGAAGTCGCAGGATCTTCGCGACGTCGCCGCAAAGATCCCCGCCGATCGGATCCTTATCGAAACCGATTCCCCCTACCTGACGCCGCATCCCTTCCGCAGCAAACGCCCCAATGAACCGTGGTATGTTCAGCACACGGCGGAGTGTTTGGCTGAGGCCCGCGGCGTTTCGGTGCAGCAATTTGCAGACCAGACGACGCAGAACGCCTGCCGCCGGTTTGCTATCGCGTTAGACGCCTAA
- a CDS encoding sodium:solute symporter family protein, protein MIQLVVILIYLALLITLGLAANRLFRGTAKDYMFASHSIGPFLLLMSLFGTTMTAFALVGSTGQAFRAGAGVYGLLGSASGIVHSLCFFVIGVPLWRLGQRNGYRTQIQFFRDRLDSHAIGFLLFPILVFLVIGYLMVGVLGGGAVVEAVTQGAFEKSGMFAASGYGVPSAIASAVICLVVLVYVFFGGMRGTAWANAFQTAVFMVLGVVSFVVIAGAIGGTDSFIENLRIASSQVDESQLTRAKIPKPLFFSFLLIPLSVGMFPHVFQHWLTARNANAFKLPIVMHPIFIMIVWVPCVLLGIWASGPESGIADALAAMDPHDRGNAVLGLLVSTHAGPLLGGLLCAGILAAVMSSLDSQFLCLGTMFTEDVLQTGDSEGRDDQKTVRIARTFVVAVVLATYCLSLVLPRSVFDLGLWSFAGFTGLFPLVFAAIYWRRLTAAGAIASVIAAISTWFVLFYRSDFGGNPRYSFPEQPLSLGFLQVPPLHPVVAVFVVSAITLVLVSLVTKRPDAATLEKFFGGSPQK, encoded by the coding sequence ATGATCCAGTTGGTTGTAATCCTGATCTACCTGGCGCTGCTGATCACACTGGGACTAGCCGCCAATCGGCTGTTTCGCGGCACCGCAAAAGACTACATGTTCGCCAGCCATTCGATCGGCCCATTCCTGCTGTTGATGTCGCTGTTCGGAACGACGATGACCGCCTTTGCGCTTGTCGGTTCGACGGGCCAAGCGTTTCGCGCCGGAGCGGGCGTGTATGGGCTGTTGGGTTCGGCCAGCGGAATCGTCCACTCGCTGTGCTTCTTTGTGATTGGAGTTCCGCTGTGGCGACTGGGCCAGCGGAACGGCTACCGCACTCAGATTCAATTCTTTCGCGATCGCTTGGACAGCCACGCGATCGGTTTCCTGTTGTTCCCGATCTTGGTCTTCTTGGTGATCGGTTACCTGATGGTCGGCGTACTCGGCGGCGGCGCGGTGGTCGAAGCGGTCACGCAGGGAGCGTTCGAAAAATCGGGGATGTTTGCCGCGTCGGGATATGGCGTTCCGTCAGCTATCGCGTCGGCGGTGATCTGTCTGGTGGTGCTGGTCTACGTCTTTTTTGGCGGCATGCGAGGCACCGCTTGGGCAAACGCTTTCCAGACCGCTGTCTTTATGGTTCTGGGAGTTGTCAGTTTTGTCGTGATCGCCGGAGCGATCGGCGGCACCGACAGCTTCATCGAGAATCTGCGGATCGCATCGTCGCAAGTCGACGAGAGCCAGCTGACGCGGGCCAAGATTCCCAAGCCGCTCTTCTTTTCGTTCCTGTTGATTCCGCTGTCGGTCGGAATGTTCCCGCACGTCTTCCAGCATTGGTTGACGGCCCGGAATGCCAATGCGTTTAAGCTGCCGATCGTGATGCACCCGATCTTTATTATGATCGTTTGGGTTCCCTGCGTGCTGTTGGGGATCTGGGCCAGCGGTCCCGAGTCGGGAATCGCCGACGCGTTGGCGGCGATGGACCCGCACGATCGCGGCAACGCGGTGCTGGGATTGTTGGTCAGTACCCATGCCGGTCCGCTGTTGGGCGGGTTGTTGTGCGCCGGCATTCTGGCGGCGGTGATGTCGTCGCTGGATAGCCAATTCCTTTGCCTGGGGACGATGTTCACCGAAGACGTTCTGCAAACGGGGGACTCCGAGGGCCGCGACGATCAGAAAACGGTGAGGATCGCGCGAACATTTGTCGTCGCCGTGGTGCTGGCTACTTATTGTCTGAGTCTCGTGTTGCCTCGCAGCGTATTCGACCTGGGGCTGTGGTCGTTTGCCGGCTTCACCGGGCTGTTCCCCTTAGTTTTTGCGGCGATCTACTGGCGACGGCTGACCGCCGCCGGCGCGATCGCCAGCGTGATCGCAGCAATTTCGACCTGGTTCGTGCTGTTTTACCGCTCCGATTTCGGCGGCAACCCCCGCTACAGTTTCCCGGAACAGCCGCTTTCGCTGGGCTTTTTACAAGTCCCGCCATTGCATCCGGTGGTTGCGGTTTTTGTCGTTTCAGCAATTACACTGGTGCTCGTTTCGTTGGTCACCAAGCGGCCCGACGCGGCAACGCTGGAAAAATTCTTCGGCGGTTCGCCGCAGAAATGA
- a CDS encoding ABC transporter ATP-binding protein has translation MLELVDVKKQFPQPGGGTLTVLDIPKLSIDAGEQVVLIGRSGGGKSTLLHTIAGITKADGGKVIVNGYDIARLSEAGRDRFRAGAIGYVFQTFNLLGGFTALENVRLGMTFGSGRHDIARARHLLERVGLADRMHYKPSQLSVGQQQRVAIARSLAGRPKLLLADEPTANIDPANQQTIIDLIRDTCREEQVALLLVTHSMQVAEQFDRIEKFEDLNRAMATASI, from the coding sequence ATGCTTGAACTTGTTGACGTGAAGAAACAGTTCCCTCAGCCTGGCGGGGGAACGCTGACGGTTCTGGACATCCCCAAGCTTTCGATCGATGCGGGGGAACAGGTCGTGTTGATCGGCCGCAGTGGCGGCGGCAAGTCGACGCTGCTGCACACGATCGCTGGGATCACCAAAGCGGACGGTGGCAAGGTGATCGTTAATGGCTACGACATCGCGCGGCTCAGCGAAGCCGGCCGCGATCGGTTCCGCGCCGGGGCGATCGGTTACGTCTTCCAGACCTTCAACCTGCTGGGCGGGTTTACGGCGCTAGAGAACGTTCGTCTGGGAATGACTTTCGGCAGCGGACGCCACGACATCGCCCGAGCTCGGCATCTGTTGGAACGCGTCGGGCTGGCCGATCGGATGCACTACAAGCCCAGCCAGTTATCGGTTGGTCAACAGCAACGCGTTGCGATCGCGCGATCGCTGGCCGGACGTCCCAAGTTGTTGCTGGCCGACGAACCGACAGCGAACATCGATCCCGCGAATCAACAAACGATCATCGATCTGATCCGCGACACCTGCCGCGAGGAACAGGTGGCGCTGCTGTTGGTTACGCACAGCATGCAGGTAGCGGAACAGTTCGATCGGATCGAAAAGTTCGAAGACCTCAATCGCGCCATGGCGACCGCCAGCATCTAA
- a CDS encoding ABC transporter permease, with the protein MNLFKIAWRNAQQRGLSTLLTTISLALGVGLVVLVLSIHGIVSDAFQRNATVGYNLVVGAKGSPLQLTLNTVYYLSQPVENLPYDYYLEFFGQEERERQLAAYGGHLDEPDRPGKFSLYTGSDSGGLVIPVCLGDYFGEYRVVGTTPAFLDNLKHGPDVDQPYEFREGRNFQTHSEENGFFEAVVGSRVASTMNIKVGDTFNPTHGDPDGKGHDLGFKIVGVLKPTGTPNDRATFVNMEGFYLMEGHAKPSEHGDEEEEAEVEEEVVVAGEEGAVPNTPLPLDQREVTAILLRPSQTMFAMMLQNVINEGLQAQAATPIGEISKLMEQFVDPIRYVLLLITAITCIVAGVGILVSIYNSMNDRRRDIAVMRALGARRGTVMWIILLESGMIAVLGGLLGWIAAHGAIALASGTIEDRTGVPVNFFSTTSAELYVLPLVLGLAAIAGFVPALVAYRTDVSRALAS; encoded by the coding sequence ATGAACCTCTTTAAGATCGCCTGGCGAAACGCCCAACAACGCGGACTGTCGACCCTGCTGACCACGATCTCGTTGGCTCTAGGAGTCGGCTTGGTCGTGCTGGTGCTGTCGATTCACGGCATCGTTTCGGACGCCTTCCAACGCAACGCAACCGTTGGCTACAACCTGGTGGTCGGGGCCAAGGGGAGCCCGCTGCAGCTGACCCTGAACACGGTTTATTACCTCAGTCAACCCGTCGAAAACCTGCCTTACGACTACTATTTGGAGTTCTTTGGCCAGGAGGAGCGAGAGCGGCAACTGGCGGCTTATGGCGGTCACTTGGACGAACCCGATCGCCCCGGCAAATTCTCGCTCTACACCGGCAGCGACTCCGGCGGACTCGTGATTCCCGTCTGCCTGGGCGACTACTTTGGCGAGTACCGCGTCGTCGGAACAACGCCTGCGTTCCTGGATAATCTGAAGCACGGTCCCGACGTCGACCAGCCTTACGAATTTCGCGAGGGGCGGAACTTCCAAACGCACAGCGAAGAGAACGGCTTCTTCGAAGCGGTTGTTGGATCGCGAGTCGCTTCGACGATGAACATCAAAGTCGGCGACACGTTCAACCCAACCCACGGCGATCCCGATGGCAAGGGGCACGACCTCGGATTCAAGATCGTTGGCGTCCTGAAACCGACCGGCACGCCCAACGACCGGGCGACGTTTGTGAACATGGAAGGCTTCTATTTGATGGAAGGCCACGCCAAGCCGAGCGAACATGGCGACGAAGAGGAAGAAGCCGAAGTCGAAGAGGAAGTTGTTGTCGCCGGCGAAGAGGGAGCGGTTCCCAACACTCCGCTGCCGTTGGACCAACGTGAAGTCACCGCGATCCTGCTGCGTCCGTCGCAGACGATGTTTGCGATGATGCTGCAAAACGTGATCAACGAAGGCCTGCAAGCTCAAGCTGCGACGCCGATCGGCGAGATTTCCAAACTGATGGAACAGTTCGTCGATCCGATCCGCTACGTGCTGCTGCTGATCACCGCGATCACCTGCATCGTCGCCGGCGTCGGGATCCTTGTCAGCATCTACAACTCGATGAACGACCGCCGCCGCGACATCGCGGTGATGCGGGCGCTGGGAGCTCGGCGAGGCACCGTGATGTGGATCATCCTGTTGGAGAGCGGCATGATCGCCGTCTTGGGCGGGCTGTTGGGCTGGATCGCCGCGCACGGCGCGATCGCTCTGGCTAGCGGCACGATCGAAGATCGAACCGGCGTCCCCGTCAACTTCTTCAGCACCACATCGGCAGAACTGTACGTCCTGCCGCTGGTCCTGGGACTCGCCGCAATCGCCGGCTTTGTCCCCGCACTGGTCGCCTATCGAACCGACGTCAGCCGCGCCCTAGCGTCTTAA
- a CDS encoding DUF3311 domain-containing protein translates to MKYLIWFLIVVLVVLHQDYWQWNNATLDFGFLPRAISYHVGISIAAATLWLLATKFCWPDAAIEGELKEGDR, encoded by the coding sequence TTGAAGTATTTGATCTGGTTTCTGATTGTCGTGCTGGTGGTCTTGCACCAAGACTATTGGCAATGGAACAACGCGACGCTCGATTTTGGGTTCCTACCCCGAGCGATCTCCTATCACGTCGGGATCTCGATCGCCGCGGCGACGCTGTGGTTGCTGGCGACCAAGTTCTGTTGGCCCGATGCAGCGATCGAAGGTGAGTTGAAGGAGGGCGACCGATGA
- the sthA gene encoding Si-specific NAD(P)(+) transhydrogenase: MSNSTYDYDVLVIGTGPGGEGAAMQAAKAGLRVAVVERHTSIGGGCTHWGTIPSKALRYSISSVMNALGSPVLRACGVHANPTMKQLRSSAQQIIGKQVSMRQTFYDRNNVPVLVGQASFVDDHTIRIDGQSDQKVTANKIVIAVGSRPYHPPDVDFEHPRIFDSDTILGIDEKPFSITIYGAGVIGCEYASMFRNLGIKVNLINTRAKLLEFLDDEIIDALAYHMRDQGVVIRHNETLDKIEGVDDGVILHLKSGKQLKSDALLWANGRQGNTDGLGLENVGLTPDKRGQLEVDEQFQTARDHIYAVGDVIGFPSLASAAYTQGRAAARHFSDSVEVESNLRIRDIPTGIYTSPEISSVGKTERELTEECVPYEVGSSQFKSLARAQITGRTAGMLKILFHRETREVLGVHCFGAEASEIIHIGQAIMNQPEGHNTIDYFVDTTFNYPTMAEAYRVAALNGYNRLF; encoded by the coding sequence ATGAGCAATTCAACCTACGATTACGATGTTTTGGTGATTGGAACGGGGCCTGGAGGCGAGGGGGCGGCGATGCAAGCCGCCAAAGCGGGGCTGCGAGTCGCGGTGGTCGAGCGGCATACGTCGATTGGCGGCGGCTGCACCCACTGGGGGACAATCCCATCCAAAGCCCTGCGGTATTCGATCTCGAGCGTCATGAACGCGCTGGGCAGCCCGGTGCTGCGAGCCTGCGGCGTACACGCCAACCCGACGATGAAGCAGCTGCGCAGCAGCGCTCAACAGATCATCGGCAAACAGGTCTCGATGCGGCAGACGTTTTACGATCGCAACAACGTGCCGGTCCTGGTCGGCCAAGCGAGCTTTGTCGACGATCACACGATCCGCATCGATGGCCAGAGCGATCAGAAGGTGACGGCCAACAAGATCGTGATCGCCGTCGGTTCGCGTCCCTACCATCCGCCGGATGTCGATTTTGAACATCCACGAATCTTCGACAGCGACACGATTCTGGGAATCGACGAAAAGCCGTTTTCGATCACGATCTACGGCGCCGGAGTGATCGGTTGCGAATACGCATCGATGTTTCGCAACCTGGGGATCAAAGTCAATTTGATCAACACGCGGGCCAAGCTGCTGGAGTTTTTGGACGATGAGATCATCGACGCTCTCGCGTACCACATGCGCGATCAAGGCGTTGTGATTCGCCACAACGAAACGCTCGACAAAATCGAAGGGGTCGACGACGGAGTCATCTTGCATCTCAAAAGCGGCAAGCAATTGAAGAGCGATGCGCTGCTGTGGGCCAACGGCCGGCAGGGCAACACCGACGGCTTGGGCTTGGAAAACGTCGGCTTAACGCCCGACAAGCGGGGCCAGTTGGAGGTCGATGAGCAATTCCAAACCGCTCGCGATCATATCTATGCCGTCGGCGACGTGATCGGATTCCCCTCGCTGGCCAGTGCGGCGTACACGCAGGGCCGCGCCGCGGCGCGACACTTTTCCGACAGCGTCGAGGTCGAATCGAATCTGCGAATTCGCGACATCCCGACCGGGATCTACACCAGTCCCGAGATCAGTTCGGTCGGCAAGACCGAACGCGAATTGACCGAGGAATGTGTGCCGTACGAAGTCGGTTCGTCGCAGTTCAAGAGTCTCGCCCGGGCACAGATCACCGGCCGGACCGCGGGAATGCTGAAGATCCTGTTCCACCGCGAGACCCGCGAGGTGCTGGGCGTGCACTGTTTTGGAGCCGAGGCGAGCGAGATCATCCATATCGGCCAGGCGATCATGAATCAGCCCGAAGGACACAACACGATCGACTATTTTGTCGACACGACCTTCAATTACCCCACGATGGCCGAAGCCTACCGCGTCGCCGCGTTAAACGGCTACAACCGCCTGTTTTAA